One Granulicella sp. 5B5 DNA window includes the following coding sequences:
- a CDS encoding glycosyltransferase family 39 protein — protein sequence MALLLSLWIAIFITALAGPPLLDDADATHAQAAQAMLRTGDFVTLHVNGIRYLEKPPLPYWIAAASLHLFPSYPAFAIHLPLALTVLGLALLGYAWSRRAFGSAAALYAGIFVLTAAGVFLFTRVFIPDALLSLLLALSLYLLQRSLDHNTADTLFSRTFPYEMWATLALAVLTKGLVAPVFFGGTALLYMFLTGDLKHWRRLRPITGILLFLIIAAPWHILAGLHNTGSRGGFGFAPGHGFFWFYFVNEHLLRFLGRRIPRDYNKLPATLYWLLHLVWLFPWSLFTPAALLVAWRRRRDLLSLHTASLAQRTVLLLGLFSAIILAFFSLSTNQEYYTFPVYLPLLMLLAAALAYQPTRGDTPLRRCLSFAFAAFFVLGLAISIALGWGLWNSRHLPFVSDIGALLAHRGVGDYTLSMSHFFDLTGPSFAALRLPAALAALAFAIGPTVAFIFYRRRRLFSAIFTMSITSAVFLIAAHIALCRFAPMLSSADFAANIQSLEHNGSIAPGTEVMLFGDQAYGSSIPFYLGHPVLLVDGRSTSMLFGSTFPDAPPIFLTAQQLLAQWGHGQRKILFVPPDLRDQVDQLLGSNKLLLKETSGKALYTDRALDTPSSMKDSQ from the coding sequence GTGGCTCTGCTTCTCTCCCTCTGGATTGCCATCTTTATCACCGCACTCGCCGGCCCACCGCTGCTGGACGACGCTGACGCAACCCACGCCCAGGCTGCCCAGGCCATGTTGCGCACCGGCGACTTCGTCACGCTTCATGTCAACGGCATCCGTTATTTGGAAAAACCACCTCTACCCTACTGGATCGCCGCCGCAAGTCTGCATCTCTTTCCGTCATACCCTGCCTTTGCGATTCATCTGCCTCTGGCTCTCACCGTGCTAGGCCTTGCGCTACTGGGATATGCATGGTCGCGCCGAGCCTTCGGAAGCGCCGCTGCTCTCTACGCGGGCATCTTCGTCCTTACTGCCGCGGGCGTCTTCTTGTTCACGCGCGTCTTCATCCCAGACGCTCTGCTTTCGCTGCTTCTCGCCCTGTCGCTTTACCTCCTGCAACGCTCGCTCGACCACAACACTGCCGACACACTCTTCTCCCGCACGTTTCCTTACGAAATGTGGGCAACGCTCGCTCTCGCTGTCCTTACCAAAGGTCTGGTCGCGCCTGTCTTCTTCGGCGGGACGGCGCTGCTCTACATGTTTCTCACCGGAGACCTGAAGCACTGGCGCAGACTGCGGCCCATCACTGGCATACTGCTCTTCCTGATCATCGCAGCTCCGTGGCACATCCTGGCGGGCCTGCATAACACCGGCAGCCGCGGTGGCTTCGGCTTCGCTCCCGGTCACGGTTTCTTCTGGTTCTACTTCGTCAACGAGCATCTGCTGCGCTTCCTGGGCCGCCGCATCCCGCGCGACTACAACAAACTTCCCGCAACGCTCTACTGGCTGCTGCACCTCGTCTGGCTCTTCCCTTGGAGCCTCTTCACCCCAGCCGCTTTGCTCGTCGCCTGGCGCCGCCGCCGCGATCTCCTCTCCCTGCACACAGCGTCACTCGCCCAACGCACCGTCTTGCTGCTTGGCCTGTTCTCCGCCATCATCCTGGCCTTCTTCTCACTCTCCACCAACCAGGAGTACTACACCTTCCCCGTCTATCTTCCGCTCTTGATGCTCCTGGCCGCAGCCCTCGCCTACCAGCCTACCCGTGGAGACACACCGCTCCGCCGCTGCCTCAGCTTCGCCTTCGCGGCCTTCTTTGTCCTCGGCCTGGCCATCAGCATCGCGCTCGGCTGGGGGCTCTGGAACTCCCGCCACCTCCCCTTCGTCTCAGATATCGGAGCCCTGCTCGCGCATCGCGGCGTCGGCGACTACACACTCTCGATGTCACACTTCTTCGACCTCACCGGCCCATCTTTCGCAGCACTTCGGCTGCCCGCGGCTTTGGCTGCGCTGGCCTTCGCCATCGGCCCGACAGTCGCGTTCATCTTCTATAGGCGTCGACGGCTGTTCTCCGCGATCTTCACCATGTCCATCACCAGCGCGGTCTTCCTCATCGCCGCGCACATCGCCCTGTGCCGCTTCGCCCCCATGCTCTCTTCGGCCGACTTCGCCGCCAACATCCAGTCGCTGGAGCACAACGGCAGTATCGCGCCAGGCACCGAAGTCATGCTCTTCGGCGATCAGGCCTACGGTTCCTCGATCCCCTTCTATCTCGGCCACCCGGTCCTGCTCGTCGATGGCCGCAGCACCTCCATGCTCTTCGGCAGCACCTTCCCCGATGCCCCACCCATCTTCCTCACTGCTCAACAACTCCTTGCGCAGTGGGGGCATGGCCAGCGTAAGATTCTTTTCGTTCCCCCTGACCTGCGTGACCAAGTCGACCAACTTCTCGGCTCCAATAAGCTCCTGCTCAAAGAGACCTCCGGCAAGGCGCTCTACACCGACCGCGCTCTCGATACACCTTCGTCCATGAAAGACTCCCAGTGA
- a CDS encoding Ppx/GppA phosphatase family protein, with the protein MPTFAAIDIGSNSCRLAIAAVQQHKLKILQEDREVTRLGESVFDTGVISPEAMANTIRALKRFQKTTQTYVVDRVRVVATSAMRDARNSDAFRAWVKSSTGWTVDVISGLEEGRLIHLGVTTMEPGARGRCLLVDLGGGSCEVTLSDGGRIKQMVSLPLGAVRLQQEFLMQNDPPSKDDVARLRKFIERELRRGERKLGLPKVATVIATSGTASALAEASVALSEGTRVARAAKKSVSKKTTRSGPMLEADTASVRMIADKLLKLNNAERASMPGIGPKRSEIIMGGAQVYAMLLERLQLKGFRYSPLGLRDGVLEQMLADVDTRASAHRTMEAERWEGVLEVCKRYGIDPKKAGPECQHVEQLFDQLIHVHELPAEYRLWLRAAAMMQEVGKFMNHQGHHRHTQYIIANSEIFGFSPEQRAIVAAIARYLGKSRPEAEDRPMRSVPVEEHVHVQRSVVLLRLAQALNQDRATAAMKLRINVFAKRVLLELEPPRGRADLEVWALKKEAPYFREVFRRELFVEVA; encoded by the coding sequence ATGCCTACGTTTGCGGCGATCGACATCGGATCGAACTCGTGCCGACTGGCGATCGCCGCGGTGCAGCAGCACAAGCTGAAGATCCTGCAGGAAGACCGCGAGGTGACACGGCTGGGCGAGAGCGTCTTCGATACAGGCGTAATCTCGCCGGAGGCAATGGCGAATACGATCCGCGCGTTGAAGCGGTTTCAGAAGACGACGCAGACGTATGTGGTGGACCGGGTGCGCGTGGTGGCGACCAGTGCAATGCGCGATGCGCGGAACTCGGATGCGTTTCGTGCGTGGGTGAAGTCGTCGACAGGCTGGACGGTTGATGTCATCTCGGGGCTTGAAGAAGGCCGATTGATTCACCTGGGTGTGACGACGATGGAGCCGGGCGCGCGTGGGCGCTGCCTGCTGGTCGACCTGGGTGGCGGCAGCTGTGAGGTGACGCTGTCGGATGGTGGACGCATCAAGCAGATGGTGAGTCTGCCGCTGGGCGCGGTGCGGCTGCAACAGGAGTTTCTGATGCAGAATGATCCGCCGAGCAAGGATGATGTCGCCCGGCTGCGAAAGTTCATCGAGCGCGAACTGCGGCGTGGCGAACGGAAGCTGGGGCTGCCGAAGGTGGCGACAGTGATTGCGACTTCGGGGACAGCTTCGGCGTTGGCGGAGGCGAGTGTTGCGCTCTCGGAGGGGACGCGCGTTGCAAGGGCCGCGAAGAAGTCAGTGAGCAAGAAGACGACGCGAAGTGGGCCGATGCTGGAGGCCGATACGGCGTCGGTACGAATGATCGCGGACAAGCTGTTGAAGCTGAACAATGCGGAGCGGGCGTCGATGCCGGGGATCGGGCCGAAGCGTTCGGAGATCATCATGGGCGGCGCGCAGGTGTATGCGATGCTGCTGGAACGGCTGCAGTTGAAGGGTTTCCGGTATTCGCCACTGGGGCTGCGGGACGGCGTGCTGGAGCAGATGCTGGCGGACGTGGATACGAGGGCGAGCGCGCACCGCACCATGGAGGCCGAGCGCTGGGAGGGCGTGCTTGAGGTCTGCAAGCGTTATGGGATCGACCCGAAGAAGGCTGGGCCGGAGTGCCAGCATGTGGAGCAGCTGTTCGATCAGCTTATTCATGTACATGAACTGCCTGCCGAGTACAGGCTGTGGCTGCGGGCTGCGGCGATGATGCAGGAGGTGGGCAAGTTCATGAACCACCAGGGGCATCATCGGCATACGCAATACATCATTGCAAACTCGGAGATCTTCGGGTTCTCGCCGGAGCAACGGGCGATTGTGGCGGCAATTGCGCGCTACCTAGGCAAGAGCAGACCGGAAGCGGAGGACAGACCCATGCGGTCTGTGCCGGTAGAAGAGCATGTCCATGTGCAGCGGTCAGTGGTGTTGCTGCGGTTGGCGCAGGCGCTGAACCAGGACCGCGCGACCGCGGCGATGAAGCTGCGGATCAACGTGTTTGCCAAGCGAGTGTTGCTGGAACTGGAGCCGCCGCGTGGGCGTGCCGACCTGGAAGTGTGGGCACTGAAGAAGGAAGCGCCTTACTTCCGCGAGGTCTTCCGGCGTGAGCTTTTCGTCGAAGTGGCGTAG
- a CDS encoding phosphoglycerate mutase family protein: MNLYILRHASAGLRRPNPLLDTKRPLDKDGKAQCLQLAHVLNAMKISFDMVVSSPLKRSLQTAQLVATEMGFEQSILISTALAPSSTFAQFQKMLRDCTAYENVLVVGHNPNLTQFLGQLLAGPTETTVPGVRLRKGSLARVSLLRGPAILQSLIDPRIVRALYATSTKSSRRKTSRK, translated from the coding sequence ATGAACCTGTACATCCTTCGCCACGCCAGCGCCGGTCTTCGCCGCCCCAATCCGCTACTCGACACCAAGCGTCCCCTCGACAAGGACGGCAAAGCCCAGTGCCTGCAGCTCGCCCACGTCCTCAACGCCATGAAGATCAGCTTCGACATGGTCGTCTCGAGCCCGCTCAAGCGCAGCCTGCAGACCGCACAGCTCGTCGCCACCGAGATGGGCTTCGAGCAGAGCATCCTTATCTCCACTGCGCTCGCGCCCTCCAGCACCTTCGCCCAGTTCCAGAAGATGCTCCGCGATTGCACTGCCTATGAGAACGTGCTCGTCGTCGGTCACAACCCCAATCTGACGCAGTTCCTTGGCCAGCTCCTCGCCGGCCCCACCGAGACCACCGTCCCCGGTGTCCGCCTCCGCAAAGGTTCACTCGCCCGCGTCAGCCTGCTCCGCGGCCCGGCCATCCTGCAGAGCCTCATCGACCCCCGCATCGTCCGCGCTCTCTACGCCACTTCGACGAAAAGCTCACGCCGGAAGACCTCGCGGAAGTAA
- a CDS encoding class I SAM-dependent methyltransferase, producing the protein MTQPEPNFDHVARIYRWAEYLTLGPLLKRTREHYLNRLTPCRQALILGDGDGRFLAQLLRINKNLSATAVDTSATMLQLLRERCAFAAERLETINASALNIEVADNTDLVVTHFFLDCLTQPEVNSITKHIAAHTHTGSLWLVSDFAIPDNAALRPIARLYIASLYLAFRLLTGLRTQQLPDPQSALTASGFVRIARHERLGGLLYTELWQRR; encoded by the coding sequence ATGACGCAGCCCGAACCCAACTTCGACCACGTCGCCCGCATCTACCGCTGGGCCGAGTACCTCACCCTCGGCCCCCTCCTCAAGCGCACCCGCGAGCACTACCTCAACCGCCTCACCCCCTGCCGCCAGGCCCTCATCCTCGGCGACGGCGACGGACGCTTCCTCGCGCAGCTTCTGCGCATCAACAAAAATCTCAGCGCCACCGCAGTCGACACGAGCGCAACCATGCTGCAGCTCCTGCGTGAGCGATGCGCCTTCGCAGCCGAACGCCTCGAGACCATCAACGCCTCAGCACTCAACATCGAAGTGGCAGACAATACAGACCTCGTCGTCACCCACTTCTTCCTCGACTGCCTCACGCAACCCGAGGTCAACAGCATCACGAAACACATCGCCGCGCACACTCACACCGGCTCTCTCTGGCTCGTCTCAGACTTCGCCATACCCGACAACGCAGCCTTGCGTCCCATCGCAAGGCTCTACATCGCCTCTCTCTACCTTGCATTCCGCCTGCTTACCGGTCTGCGCACCCAACAACTGCCCGATCCGCAGTCGGCCCTCACAGCTTCCGGCTTCGTCCGCATCGCACGCCACGAGCGGCTCGGCGGCCTGCTCTACACAGAACTCTGGCAACGCCGGTAA
- a CDS encoding 1,4-alpha-glucan branching protein domain-containing protein — protein sequence MSASDNTPAGFLSFTLHAHLPYVVNHGTWPHGMEWLHEAAAETYLPLLRVLGRLERDGIGLRCNLNISPVLLEQLSHPVFRHEFPSYVERKIVAAREDEAYFLSMNEDHYASLARFWHAFYSEALHDFDALGQDIVAGFRRFHQKGLIEIITTCATHAYMPLLGTDESVRAQVRTAVSTHQRHIGEPPRGIWIPECGYRPAGHWSYPVSHPDGSPIAPAFDRIGIEQAISESGLDYFFVDTHLIEQSTRVPVPEGARTDNLVPPAEEPLTQRDDRLLYQPYFVDGHDTRTPDNYSAATVFPRDPRTGLQVWSGDSGYPGDPNYLDFHKKRWPGGHRYWRVTGDRVDIVNKEPYYPEQAAERIRSHASHFVHVVWQALQDNLNPDLPPILSAPFDAELFGHWWFEGAQWLEAVARVLHDYPTGIALISGSRYLEKYPRAGFIQMHEGSWGAEGTNHVWMNPDTAWTYAHIYAAELYTREVCTEGKWRDGGLGERIVKQLCRELLLLESSDWQFLITTGAARDYAELRFETHRDQFNELKSIWQLFSATGSITADQEARLAAIEERDSLFADIDPGLWATGSHADTPPIESSEEVLQ from the coding sequence TTGAGTGCTTCCGACAACACGCCGGCCGGCTTCCTCTCCTTTACTCTGCACGCCCATCTGCCTTACGTCGTCAACCACGGCACCTGGCCCCACGGCATGGAGTGGCTGCACGAAGCCGCCGCCGAGACCTACCTCCCTCTGCTCCGCGTCCTCGGCCGCCTGGAGCGCGACGGCATCGGCCTCCGCTGCAACCTCAACATCTCTCCCGTCCTGCTGGAGCAGCTCTCCCATCCCGTCTTCCGGCATGAGTTTCCCAGCTACGTCGAGCGCAAGATCGTCGCCGCCCGCGAGGACGAGGCCTACTTCCTCTCCATGAACGAGGACCACTACGCCTCGCTCGCCCGCTTCTGGCACGCCTTCTACTCCGAAGCCCTTCACGACTTCGACGCCCTCGGTCAAGACATCGTCGCCGGCTTCCGCCGCTTCCATCAAAAGGGCCTCATCGAGATCATCACCACCTGCGCCACCCACGCCTACATGCCGCTCCTCGGCACCGACGAGAGCGTCCGCGCACAGGTCCGCACCGCCGTCAGCACCCATCAGCGCCACATCGGCGAGCCGCCCCGCGGCATCTGGATTCCCGAGTGCGGCTACCGCCCCGCCGGCCACTGGAGCTACCCCGTCTCCCACCCCGACGGCTCGCCCATCGCCCCCGCCTTCGACCGCATCGGCATCGAGCAGGCTATCAGCGAGAGCGGCCTCGACTACTTCTTCGTAGACACCCACCTCATCGAGCAGTCCACCCGCGTCCCCGTACCTGAAGGCGCACGCACCGACAACCTCGTCCCACCTGCCGAAGAACCGCTCACCCAGCGCGACGACCGCCTTCTCTACCAGCCCTACTTCGTCGACGGCCACGATACCCGGACACCCGACAACTACTCCGCCGCCACCGTCTTCCCCCGCGACCCCCGCACCGGCCTCCAGGTCTGGTCCGGCGACTCCGGCTACCCCGGCGATCCCAACTACCTCGACTTCCACAAAAAGCGCTGGCCCGGCGGCCACCGCTACTGGCGCGTCACCGGCGACCGCGTCGACATCGTCAACAAAGAGCCCTACTACCCCGAACAGGCCGCCGAGCGCATCCGCAGCCACGCCTCCCACTTCGTCCATGTCGTCTGGCAGGCACTGCAGGACAACCTCAACCCCGACCTCCCGCCCATCCTCTCCGCCCCCTTTGACGCCGAGCTCTTCGGCCATTGGTGGTTCGAAGGTGCCCAGTGGCTTGAGGCCGTCGCCCGCGTCCTGCACGACTACCCCACCGGCATCGCTCTCATCTCCGGCTCCCGCTACCTTGAAAAGTACCCCCGCGCAGGCTTCATCCAGATGCATGAGGGCTCGTGGGGTGCCGAAGGCACGAACCACGTCTGGATGAACCCCGACACCGCCTGGACGTACGCCCACATCTACGCCGCCGAGCTCTACACCCGCGAGGTCTGCACCGAGGGCAAATGGCGCGACGGAGGTCTCGGAGAACGCATCGTGAAACAGCTCTGCCGCGAGCTCCTCCTGCTCGAATCCTCCGACTGGCAGTTCCTCATCACCACCGGCGCCGCCCGCGACTACGCCGAGCTCCGCTTCGAGACCCATCGCGACCAGTTCAACGAGCTCAAGTCCATCTGGCAGCTCTTCTCCGCCACCGGCTCCATCACCGCCGACCAGGAGGCCCGCCTCGCCGCCATCGAAGAACGCGACAGTCTCTTCGCCGACATCGACCCTGGGCTATGGGCCACCGGCTCCCACGCCGACACCCCACCCATCGAAAGCTCCGAAGAAGTCCTGCAGTAG
- a CDS encoding BON domain-containing protein yields MNAIPPTHASNRLCGISRVGLAAAVLAITLLPSGCKKTVDDATLTKNVQSALAADTVIGNQPIQVATQTGVVTLSGNVSDDTARSLAASDAAKVEGVKEVANSLTVAGMAVTPTITTPAAPTVQRTVTPTEQTAIENHQALPPPPPASAAPPPPPVHTVTVAAGRDVSIRITQSFDSETAQPGTPFSGVVTRPIVGGGYIAIPTGASIRGTVTDAKDATHFKGSSLLVLRLEGIRHEGQWVQVSADPYVLQGKGRGKNTAAKIGGGAAIGAVLGGIFGGGKGAAIGAGVGGGGGAAVQGMTRGQQVHIASESVIPFRLTNSFTVQTSRVAGSDENNAPGLQTREP; encoded by the coding sequence ATGAACGCTATCCCCCCGACCCACGCTTCAAACCGCCTCTGCGGAATCTCGCGCGTCGGCCTCGCTGCCGCTGTGCTCGCCATCACCCTGCTGCCCTCCGGCTGCAAAAAGACCGTCGACGACGCGACCCTGACCAAGAACGTCCAGTCCGCCCTCGCCGCCGACACCGTCATCGGCAACCAGCCCATCCAGGTCGCCACCCAGACCGGCGTCGTCACCCTCAGCGGCAACGTCTCCGACGACACCGCCCGCTCCCTCGCCGCCAGCGACGCCGCCAAGGTCGAGGGCGTCAAGGAGGTCGCCAACAGTCTCACCGTCGCTGGCATGGCCGTCACGCCCACCATCACCACCCCCGCCGCGCCAACCGTGCAGCGCACCGTCACTCCCACGGAGCAGACCGCCATTGAAAATCACCAGGCCCTGCCGCCGCCACCGCCCGCCAGCGCCGCGCCGCCACCGCCGCCCGTGCACACCGTCACCGTAGCCGCCGGCCGCGACGTCTCCATCCGCATCACGCAAAGCTTCGACAGCGAAACCGCGCAGCCCGGCACGCCCTTCAGCGGCGTCGTCACCCGGCCCATCGTCGGCGGCGGCTACATCGCCATCCCCACCGGCGCCTCCATCCGCGGCACCGTCACCGACGCCAAGGACGCCACCCACTTCAAGGGCAGCTCCCTGCTCGTCCTCCGGCTCGAAGGCATCCGCCATGAGGGCCAGTGGGTGCAGGTCTCCGCTGACCCGTATGTCCTTCAGGGCAAGGGCCGCGGCAAGAACACTGCAGCTAAGATCGGCGGCGGCGCGGCCATCGGAGCCGTCCTCGGCGGCATCTTCGGCGGCGGCAAAGGGGCCGCCATCGGTGCCGGAGTAGGCGGTGGCGGCGGCGCCGCCGTCCAGGGCATGACCCGCGGCCAGCAAGTCCACATCGCCTCCGAGTCCGTCATCCCCTTCCGCCTCACGAACTCTTTCACCGTTCAGACCTCTCGCGTCGCAGGCTCGGATGAAAACAATGCTCCCGGCCTGCAGACCCGCGAACCCTAA
- a CDS encoding YtxH domain-containing protein, whose translation MADNDSVGGFGWFLAGLGIGALVGVLYAPKAGKETRDELKASALDAKDRAAKLYAEKADQAAEYVRQGKQTADEYVRQGKQAAGEYVDKGREYYEKGRSQWNDYVDKGKDLIQTQTDAAKAAVEAGKSAYVEKTGNTTPVA comes from the coding sequence ATGGCAGATAACGATAGCGTGGGCGGGTTCGGATGGTTTCTGGCGGGCCTTGGGATCGGCGCCCTGGTGGGCGTGCTGTATGCGCCGAAGGCCGGCAAGGAGACTCGCGATGAGCTGAAGGCCAGTGCGCTGGACGCCAAGGACCGCGCGGCGAAGCTATATGCCGAGAAGGCCGACCAGGCCGCGGAGTATGTTCGCCAGGGTAAGCAGACCGCCGATGAGTATGTGCGTCAGGGCAAGCAGGCCGCGGGCGAGTATGTGGACAAGGGCCGCGAGTACTACGAGAAGGGCCGGTCGCAGTGGAACGATTATGTGGACAAGGGCAAGGACCTGATCCAGACCCAGACCGATGCCGCGAAGGCCGCGGTTGAGGCGGGCAAGAGCGCTTACGTGGAGAAGACCGGGAACACGACGCCGGTCGCTTAA
- the alaC gene encoding alanine transaminase, giving the protein MEEFRRLTRLPAYVFNITGELKAAARKRGEDIIDFGMGNPDGATPRFIVDKLIEAAQRTTTHRYSLSKGIPRLRKAICDWYKRRYDVDLNPDTEAIVTIGSKEGIAHLCLALLDDQDTVAVPNPSYPIHIFGPVIAGSQVQSIQLDNGDSDTLYEQLADQLKRMSPRPKILILNFPANPTTQCVDLSFFEKLVPLCKELGIYIVHDLAYADLVFDGYRAPSILEVPGAKDIAVEFFTLSKSYNMPGWRVGFMVGNTKLVAALGRIKSYFDYGTFTPIQVASIAALEGPQQCVTEIVENYKRRRDVLVPGLNKLGWHVDNPKATMFVWAKIPEQFKGMGSLDFSKKLLLEAHTAVSPGIGFGDHGDTHIRFSLIENEERTRQALRGIKQMFKNAE; this is encoded by the coding sequence ATGGAAGAATTTCGCCGCCTCACTCGCCTCCCCGCCTACGTCTTCAACATCACAGGCGAGTTGAAGGCAGCAGCCCGCAAGCGCGGCGAAGACATCATCGACTTCGGCATGGGCAACCCCGACGGCGCGACCCCCAGGTTCATCGTCGACAAGCTCATCGAAGCCGCCCAGCGCACCACCACGCACCGCTACTCGCTCTCCAAGGGCATCCCGCGCCTCCGCAAGGCCATCTGCGACTGGTACAAGCGCCGCTACGACGTCGATCTCAACCCCGACACCGAGGCCATCGTCACCATCGGCTCCAAAGAAGGCATCGCACACCTCTGCCTCGCTCTGCTCGACGACCAGGACACCGTCGCCGTCCCCAATCCCAGCTATCCCATCCACATCTTTGGCCCCGTCATCGCCGGCTCGCAGGTGCAGTCCATCCAGCTCGACAACGGCGATTCAGACACTCTCTACGAACAACTCGCCGACCAATTGAAGCGCATGTCGCCGCGCCCCAAGATCCTCATCCTCAACTTCCCTGCCAACCCCACCACGCAGTGCGTCGACCTGTCGTTCTTTGAAAAACTCGTCCCCCTCTGCAAAGAACTCGGCATCTACATCGTGCACGATCTCGCCTACGCTGACCTCGTCTTCGACGGCTACCGCGCGCCCTCCATCCTCGAAGTCCCCGGCGCAAAAGACATCGCCGTCGAGTTCTTCACCCTCTCGAAGTCCTACAACATGCCCGGCTGGCGCGTCGGCTTCATGGTCGGCAACACCAAGCTCGTCGCGGCGCTCGGCCGCATCAAGTCCTACTTCGACTACGGCACCTTCACGCCCATCCAGGTCGCCAGCATCGCTGCGCTCGAAGGCCCACAGCAGTGCGTCACCGAGATCGTAGAAAACTATAAGCGCCGCCGCGACGTCCTCGTTCCCGGCCTGAACAAGCTCGGCTGGCACGTCGATAACCCCAAGGCCACCATGTTCGTCTGGGCCAAAATCCCCGAGCAGTTCAAGGGCATGGGCTCACTCGACTTCTCCAAGAAGCTTCTGCTCGAAGCCCACACCGCCGTCAGCCCCGGCATCGGCTTCGGCGACCACGGCGACACCCACATCCGCTTCTCGCTCATCGAAAACGAGGAGCGCACACGCCAAGCCCTCCGCGGCATCAAGCAGATGTTCAAGAACGCCGAGTAG
- the mnmA gene encoding tRNA 2-thiouridine(34) synthase MnmA, giving the protein MPTPPETIAVAMSGGVDSSAVAALLHAQGYILVGLTLQLWNQRRLAGRPGIPETSQGRCCSIDDVYDARRVAEHIGIPYYLVNAQERFEAEVVRPFVEEYLAGRTPIPCTLCNNHLKFDQLLLTAQGIGADRIATGHYARNHFDPARNRWVLSRPADKSKDQTYFLFGLTQDQLSRTLFPLGEMQKPAVREMAADHGLALAQKPDSQEICFIPGGSYSDFLKAYLDEQGRELPGSSGELVTTTGEVVGHHSGIHSFTVGQRKGLGLSSPDPLYVLKIHPNSHAVEVGPDTALMSRTLIADRLNWVSIPEPVEPIRVAIKIRHRHEPALATLVVTGPDTIEATFDDPQRAITPGQSAVFYQGDEVAGGGWIV; this is encoded by the coding sequence ATGCCCACCCCGCCCGAGACCATCGCCGTAGCCATGTCCGGTGGCGTCGACTCCTCTGCCGTCGCCGCGCTTCTGCACGCCCAGGGCTACATTCTCGTCGGCCTCACCCTCCAGCTCTGGAACCAGCGCCGCCTCGCCGGACGCCCGGGCATCCCCGAAACCTCGCAGGGCCGCTGCTGCTCCATCGACGACGTCTACGACGCCCGCCGTGTCGCCGAGCACATCGGCATCCCCTACTACCTCGTCAACGCGCAGGAGCGTTTCGAGGCCGAGGTCGTCCGCCCCTTCGTCGAGGAGTACCTCGCCGGCCGCACGCCCATCCCTTGCACGCTCTGCAACAACCACCTCAAGTTCGACCAGCTTCTGCTCACCGCGCAGGGCATCGGCGCCGACCGCATCGCCACCGGCCACTATGCCCGCAACCACTTCGACCCCGCGCGAAACCGCTGGGTCCTCTCGCGCCCCGCCGACAAGTCCAAGGACCAGACCTACTTCCTCTTCGGCCTCACGCAGGACCAACTCAGCCGCACTCTCTTCCCGCTCGGCGAGATGCAGAAGCCCGCCGTCCGCGAGATGGCCGCCGACCACGGCCTCGCGCTCGCCCAGAAGCCCGACTCGCAGGAGATCTGCTTCATCCCCGGCGGAAGTTACTCCGACTTCCTCAAGGCCTACCTCGACGAGCAGGGTCGTGAACTCCCCGGCTCCTCCGGCGAACTCGTCACCACAACCGGCGAGGTCGTAGGCCATCACAGCGGCATCCACAGCTTCACCGTGGGACAGCGCAAGGGCCTCGGCCTCAGCTCGCCCGACCCGCTTTACGTCCTCAAAATCCACCCCAACAGCCACGCCGTCGAGGTCGGCCCCGACACAGCGCTCATGTCGCGCACGCTCATCGCCGACCGCCTCAACTGGGTCTCCATCCCCGAACCCGTCGAGCCTATCCGCGTCGCCATCAAAATCCGCCACCGCCACGAGCCCGCCCTGGCCACCCTCGTCGTCACCGGCCCCGACACCATCGAAGCCACCTTCGACGACCCCCAGCGCGCCATCACCCCCGGCCAGTCCGCCGTCTTCTACCAGGGAGACGAAGTCGCCGGCGGCGGCTGGATCGTCTAG